The Arachis ipaensis cultivar K30076 chromosome B07, Araip1.1, whole genome shotgun sequence genome includes a window with the following:
- the LOC107606020 gene encoding NAD kinase 2, chloroplastic: MVACLCTCHLVYTAMNLSASAAVASSLSLLSSFSFLNPNPNSNPKTFAFGFRFKTKGRSTRGLRRPKFLVTAQLSNSFSFSFWLDSQSLNAIQSHDPSQLPWVGPVPGDIAEVEAYCRIFRNYERLHSSLMNVLCNPLTGECSVSDEVPSDERLPLEDKIVSVLGCMVALVNTAREDVLSGRRSSVMTPFRVAGVGVMEDVVPPLAAFRSEMKRCCESLHVVLENYLVPGDNPRLDAWRKLQRLKNVCYDAGFPRREEDPCPELFSNWSPVYLSAPKEDTKLKDSEAGFWTGGQVTEEGLKWLLDNGYKTIIDLRQEVVKDNLYHEAVNDAISSGKIELVKIPVDVQRAPTMEQVERFSSYVSNYSKRPIYLHSQEGVWRTSAMVSRWRQYMTRFASSFVSNEAVTSSERPSDYKNGSAKPHDSSIESERSRSSAETDDNLLQESSGAVTPNSSQVITGSEDNSSMNFSSKTIPLEAQIPPRDIFSKREMSRFWRNRKIPGPSYFNYKVESLECLTDSRNMHAGRPQGKVTISNGDNPVAEIVGRESLNGSPRVDYPSGEPPITVGGDWKSVNGSTSSFVKTTVNELSEGDVRYMNNGNVTMTKSQSDDGKAGLALHDEDLGLMEGDMCASSTGVVRVQSRKKAEMYLVRTDGVSCEREKVTESSLAFTHPSTQQQMLMWKSTPKTVLLLKKPGEQLMEEAKEVASFLYYQEKMNVFVEPDVHDIFARLPGFEFIQTFYIQDTSDLHEKVDFVACLGGDGVILHASNLFGGAIPPVVSFNLGSLGFLASHCFEDYRQDLRQVIHGNNTGDGVYITLRMRLRCEIFRKGKAMPGKVFDILNEVVIDRGSNPYLSKIECYEHDRLITKVQGDGVIVATPTGSTAYSTAAGGSMVHPNVPCMLFTPICPHSLSFRPVILPDSARLELKIPQDARSNAWVSFDGKRRQQLSRGDSVRISMSQHPLPTVNKFDQTGDWFHSLIRCLNWNERLDQKAL; the protein is encoded by the exons ATGGTGGCATGTCTCTGCACGTGCCACCTCGTTTACACCGCGATGAATCTTTCCGCCTCCGCCGCCGTAGCATCCtcactttctcttctctcttctttctccttCCTCAATCCCAATCCCAATTCCAATCCCAAAACTTTCGCTTTCGGCTTCCGGTTCAAGACGAAGGGTAGGAGTACCCGCGGACTGAGGCGTCCCAAGTTTCTCGTCACCGCCCAACTTTCCAACTCCTTTTCCTTCAGTTTCTGGTTGGATTCTCAG AGTTTGAATGCTATCCAATCCCATGATCCGTCACAATTGCCTTGGGTGGGTCCGGTTCCAGGTGATATTGCTGAAGTGGAAGCATACTGTAGGATCTTTAGGAATTATGAAAGGCTTCATTCTTCATTAATGAACGTGTTGTGCAATCCACTAACCGGTGAATGTAGTGTTTCCGATGAAGTGCCATCGGATGAGAGGCTGCCTCTAGAAGATAAGATTGTTTCGGTCCTTGGGTGCATGGTAGCACTTGTGAACACCGCGAGGGAGGATGTTCTTTCTGGAAGAAGGTCTTCGGTTATGACCCCCTTTCGTGTGGCGGGGGTTGGCGTGATGGAGGACGTGGTGCCCCCACTTGCTGCTTTTAGGAGTGAGATGAAGAGGTGTTGTGAGAGCTTGCATGTTGTTCTTGAGAACTATTTAGTTCCAGGTGACAATCCAAGGTTGGATGCGTGGAGGAAACTTCAGAGATTGAAGAATGTATGCTATGATGCTGGTTTTCCGCGCAGGGAGGAAGATCCATGTCCAGAACTGTTTTCGAATTGGAGTCCTGTATATTTATCTGCTCCCAAAGAAGACACAAAATTGAAAGACTCTGAAGCAGGATTTTGGACAGGCGGGCAGGTAACTGAAGAAGGCCTAAAGTGGTTGCTTGATAATGGATATAAAACTATCATAGATCTTAGACAGGAGGTAGTAAAAGATAATTTATATCATGAAGCTGTTAATGATGCTATTTCGTCTGGAAAAATTGAATTGGTCAAAATCCCTGTTGACGTTCAGAGAGCACCTACAATGGAACAGGTTGAGAGGTTTTCATCTTACGTTTCAAATTACAGCAAACGTCCAATCTATCTTCATAGTCAGGAAGGAGTTTGGAGAACGTCTGCCATGGTCTCTAGATGGAGGCAGTATATGACTCGATTTGCATCATCATTTGTTTCTAATGAAGCAGTTACTTCCAGTGAAAGGCCATCAGATTATAAAAATGGATCTGCGAAACCGCATGACTCTTCAATAGAATCTGAGAGATCCAGATCCTCTGCAGAAACAGATGACAATTTGTTGCAAGAGAGTTCGGGTGCAGTTACTCCTAATTCTTCACAAGTGATTACTGGCAGTGAGGACAACTCTTCTATGAATTTCTCCAGCAAAACTATCCCTTTAGAAGCTCAAATCCCTCCTCGTGACATCTTCTCCAAAAGAGAGATGTCCAGATTTTGGAGAAATAGAAAGATCCCAGGACCCTCTTATTTCAATTATAAGGTTGAAAGTTTAGAATGTTTGACAGATTCCAGGAACATGCATGCTGGAAGACCACAGGGGAAAGTGACCATCAGCAATGGAGATAATCCCGTCGCTGAAATTGTGGGCCGGGAAAGTTTGAATGGGTCACCTCGTGTGGACTATCCATCTGGAGAGCCTCCAATCACAGTTGGTGGCGACTGGAAGTCAGTGAATGGGAGTACATCGAGCTTTGTGAAGACAACAGTTAATGAGTTAAGTGAAGGAGATGTGCGCTACATGAATAATGGCAATGTCACAATGACTAAGTCTCAAAGTGATGATGGTAAGGCTGGGTTAGCCTTACATGATGAAGACTTGGGACTCATGGAGGGAGACATGTGTGCATCCTCAACTGGAGTTGTAAGGGTGCAATCAAGAAAGAAAGCAGAGATGTACCTAGTACGGACTGATGGCGTTTCTTGTGAGAGAGAAAAGGTGACTGAATCTTCTTTGGCCTTCACTCACCCTAGCACCCAGCAACAGATGCTTATGTGGAAATCTACACCGAAGACTGTGTTATTGCTGAAAAAGCCCGGGGAGCAACTCATGGAAGAAGCTAAAGAG GTTGCTTCCTTTCTGTATTACCAAGAGAAAATGAACGTTTTTGTGGAACCTGATGTGCATGATATATTTGCTAGACTTCCTGGATTTGAATTTATTCAAACCTTCTATATCCAAGATACTAG TGATCTACATGAGAAAGTAGATTTTGTGGCTTGCTTGGGTGGAGATGGTGTTATTCTGCATGCTTCAAATCTATTTGGAGGTGCTATTCCTCCTGTTGTGTCATTTAACCTTGGTTCCCTTGGTTTTCTGGCTTCTCATTGT TTTGAAGACTACAGGCAGGACTTACGACAAGTCATCCATGGAAATAATACTGGAGATGGTGTATACATAACTCTTAGAATGCGTCTCAGATGTGAAATTTTTCGTAAGGGTAAAGCAATGCCAGGGAAAGTGTTTGATATTCTTAACGAGGTTGTTATTGATCGGGGTTCTAATCCATATCTTTCAAAGATTGAATGTTATGAACATGACAGACTTATAACCAAG GTACAAGGTGATGGAGTCATTGTGGCCACCCCAACGGGAAGCACTGCTTATTCTACAGCTGCTGGAGGTTCCATG GTGCATCCAAATGTTCCTTGCATGCTATTTACCCCGATTTGTCCGCATTCACTCTCATTTAGACCAGTTATACTCCCAGATTCTGCTCGACTAGAATTAAAG ATTCCGCAAGACGCAAGAAGCAATGCTTGGGTATCATTTGATGGGAAGAGGAGGCAGCAACTTTCTCGGGGAGATTCTGTACGAATATCCATGAGTCAGCACCCACTTCCAACTGTTAACAAGTTCGATCAAACCGGTGATTGGTTTCACAGCTTGATTCGCTGCCTGAATTGGAACGAAAGACTTGATCAAAAGGCCCTATGA
- the LOC107606021 gene encoding 1-aminocyclopropane-1-carboxylate oxidase 5 produces MAVPVIDFSKLNGEERAKTMAQIANGCEEWGFFQLINHGISEELLERVKKVCSEFYKLEREENFNNSTSVKIMNDLAENKNNGKLEHVDWEDVITLLDDNEWPQNPQEFRKTMAEYRSELKKLAEKMMEVMDENLGLPRGYMKKALNDGEGDNAFFGTKVSHYPPCPYPEHVNGLRAHTDAGGLILLFQDDKVGGLQMLKDGQWLEVQPLPNAIVINTGDQIEVLSNGRYKSCWHRVLVSTEGNRRSIASFYNPSLKATICPAPKLVAEKENQVVDETYPKFVFGDYMDVYAKLKFQPKEPRFQAVVKAT; encoded by the exons ATGGCAGTGCCAGTGATTGATTTCTCAAAGCTGAATGGTGAAGAAAGAGCCAAAACTATGGCTCAGATTGCTAATGGCTGTGAAGAATGGGGATTCTTCCAG TTGATCAATCATGGGATTTCTGAGGAGCTCCTTGAGAGGGTGAAGAAGGTTTGCTCTGAGTTCTATAAGCTTGAAAGAGAGGAGAATTTCAACAACTCTACATCAGTTAAGATCATGAATGATTTAgctgaaaacaaaaacaatggAAAGTTGGAGCATGTTGATTGGGAGGATGTAATCACTCTTCTTGATGATAATGAATGGCCACAAAATCCACAAGAATTCAG GAAAACGATGGCCGAATATCGATCGGAGCTAAAGAAATTGGCAGAGAAGATGATGGAAGTGATGGATGAGAATCTTGGATTGCCAAGAGGATACATGAAGAAGGCATTGAATGATGGAGAAGGAGACAATGCATTCTTTGGCACCAAGGTGAGTCACTACCCTCCCTGTCCCTATCCAGAGCATGTCAATGGCCTGCGAGCTCACACGGACGCCGGAGGACTCATCCTTCTCTTCCAAGATGACAAGGTGGGAGGCCTGCAGATGCTCAAAGATGGACAATGGCTAGAAGTGCAGCCTTTGCCTAATGCCATTGTCATTAACACCGGCGATCAGATTGAGGTTTTGAGCAATGGCAGATACAAAAGTTGCTGGCACCGGGTTCTGGTTTCAACTGAAGGGAACAGAAGATCAATTGCTTCTTTCTATAATCCTTCATTGAAGGCTACCATATGTCCTGCACCGAAGTTGGTGGCTGAAAAGGAAAACCAAGTAGTTGATGAAACTTATCCTAAGTTTGTTTTTGGTGATTACATGGATGTCTATGCTAAGCTCAAGTTCCAACCTAAGGAGCCAAGGTTCCAAGCTGTTGTTAAAGCCACATGA